The following are encoded together in the Juglans microcarpa x Juglans regia isolate MS1-56 chromosome 2D, Jm3101_v1.0, whole genome shotgun sequence genome:
- the LOC121248723 gene encoding SAL1 phosphatase-like isoform X2: MVTLNCSRVVPKITSLSRPKFPNTQPLVSPVSRRASRAVIVAAVAVSAFSSMSYDKELAAAKKAASLAGRLCQKVQKALLQSDVQAKSDKSPVTVADYGSQALVSFVLERELPSDSFSLVAEEDSGDLRKESGQETLQRITKLVNDTIVNDGSFSVPTLTTEDVLMAIDSGKSDGGSHGRHWVLDPIDGTKGFVRGDQYAIALALLDEGKVVLGVLACPNLPLASIGGNRLHSSHDEVGCLFFAKVGAGTYMQSLDGSSPIKVNVSTTDNSEEASFFESFEAAHSSHDLSSFIAKKLGVKAPPVRIDSQAKYGALSRGDGAIYLRFPRKGYREKIWDHAAGCIVVTEAGVWWQMLQGTLWIFPKGNTLILTQAYLLPIRN; this comes from the exons atgGTCACATTAAATTGCTCTAGAGTTGTTCCCAAAATCACCTCTTTATCAAGACCCAAATTCCCAAACACGCAACCCCTTGTTTCTCCAGTCTCCAGAAGGGCCTCTCGAGCAGTAATAGTAGCGGCAGTAGCAGTATCTGCATTTTCCTCGATGTCTTACGACAAAGAGCTCGCCGCTGCCAAGAAAGCTGCCTCTCTCGCTGGTCGACTCTGCCAG AAGGTACAAAAGGCACTTTTGCAATCAGATGTCCAAGCAAAATCAGATAAAAGTCCTGTCACAGTGGCCGATTACG GTTCACAAGCTCTGGTTAGTTTTGTGCTGGAGAGGGAACTTCCATCTGATTCATTCTCCTTAGTAGCTGAGGAG gATTCGGGAGATCTTCGCAAGGAAAGTGGCCAGGAAACTCTACAGCGCATTACAAAACTTGTGAACGATACTATTGTCAATGATGGATCATTTAGTGTTCCTACATTAACCACGGAAGACGTGCTCATGGCCATTGACAGTGGCAAATCTGATGGTGGTTCTCATGGTCGGCACTGGGTTTTGGATCCAATTGATGGTACTAAAGG ATTTGTAAGGGGAGACCAATATGCAATTGCGCTGGCGTTGCTAGATGAAGGGAAAGTAGTATTGGGCGTTCTGGCTTGTCCAAATCTTCCTTTAGCATCCATTGGTGGTAATAGACTGCACTCCTCACATGATGAAGTTGGTTGCCTTTTCTTTGCCAAAGTTGGTGCAGGAACATATATGCAGTCACTGGATGGTTCTTCACCAATAAAG GTGAATGTCAGTACTACTGACAATTCAGAGGAAGCTTCGTTCTTTGAATCCTTTGAAGCAGCACACTCCTCACATGACTTGTCTAGCTTCATTGCAAAA AAACTGGGTGTCAAAGCACCACCAGTTAGAATTGATAGCCAGGCTAAATATGGGGCACTGTCCAGAGGAGATGGAGCCATATATCTGCGATTTCCTCGTAAAGGATACCGTGAGAAAATCTGGGATCATGCTGCTGGGTGCATTGTTGTGACTG AAGCTGGGGTGTGGTGGCAGATGCTGCAGGGAACCCTCTGGATTTTTCCAAAGGGAAATACCTTGATCTTGACACAGGCATACTTGCTACCAATAAGAAATTGA
- the LOC121251190 gene encoding U-box domain-containing protein 26-like isoform X2, whose product MQKLHDPSIVPNHTLRHLIDQWLHMGDQFDPDYLATIDSLASLKYSLESHEGTLEDKLQTLKKIRELSEQSPSGNSCLLQLGFLPLFLELVFGRVKAKLSQDCIKFVDLALSCAVRLLHLSGLESLNMLKEESKLASFLDLLEHGTDVVKISLCHLLELISSSSSLETKELREMLGRTRELLHGLVLLVSHGSEASEAGIKALTALSSLQSNQQNLVREGAIDGLITYILRAERRENNLAPMAMATLEKLAGIESTKEALINNPDGVNALVRMVFRVSDHEGSESAVSLLMIICYDSLRAREEAIGAGVLTQLLLLLQSQCSCRTKTKARMLLKLLRSKWAEDSHRV is encoded by the coding sequence ATGCAGAAGCTCCATGATCCATCCATTGTTCCCAATCACACTCTTCGCCATTTGATTGATCAGTGGCTTCATATGGGTGACCAGTTTGATCCCGATTACTTGGCGACGATTGATTCTTTAGCTTCTCTCAAATACAGCCTTGAATCTCATGAAGGCACCTTGGAAGACAAGCTCCAAACACTCAAAAAGATTCGAGAATTATCCGAACAATCACCTTCTGGGAATTCTTGTTTGCTCCAATTGGGTTTCTTGCCTTTATTTCTAGAACTAGTTTTTGGAAGAGTAAAAGCCAAACTCTCCCAAGATTGTATAAAGTTTGTTGACCTTGCACTTTCTTGTGCTGTAAGATTGTTGCATCTGAGTGGATTGGAGTCTCTGAATATGCTAAAAGAAGAGTCTAAGTTAGCATCATTCCTAGATTTATTAGAGCACGGCACTGACGTGGTCAAGATAAGTTTGTGCCATCTTTTAGAGttaatatcatcatcatcatctttggAGACAAAAGAGCTTCGTGAAATGCTTGGAAGAACCCGCGAACTCTTGCATGGATTGGTTCTTCTCGTTAGCCATGGTTCTGAGGCTTCTGAGGCTGGAATCAAAGCCTTAACAGCATTATCTTCCTTGCAGTCTAATCAACAGAACTTGGTTAGAGAAGGTGCCATAGACGGACTCATAACATATATCTTGCGTGCTGAAAGACGTGAAAATAACTTGGCACCAATGGCCATGGCAACACTAGAGAAGCTTGCAGGAATAGAGAGTACAAAAGAAGCATTGATTAACAACCCAGATGGGGTGAACGCTCTTGTTAGGATGGTTTTCAGGGTTTCAGATCACGAAGGCAGTGAGAGTGCAGTTAGCTTGCTTATGATCATATGTTATGATTCCTTGCGAGCACGGGAAGAAGCAATTGGTGCTGGAGTTTTGACTCAGCTGCTGTTACTTTTGCAAAGCCAGTGCAGTTGTAGGACCAAAACAAAGGCGAGAATGCTGCTCAAGCTGCTTAGATCCAAGTGGGCTGAAGACTCACATCGGGTCTAG
- the LOC121249258 gene encoding UPF0481 protein At3g47200-like: protein MESTSDSHLVETRRVVEGLVSRMDERSVIELRLQSQPSRGEACIFRSDRVAKGLWPCPRIVSIGPLSDCLIKTEEQKWRYLTSSLSDNKYIALEDIVTSIRPLETKARKCYESDDWEHDMESVDFLQGLVLDGCFIIELFLRVNSLKQFEADDPLSRMLWTSPDLYGDLLLLHNQIPFFVLEKLYDTSVYSKYREPLPFLAMRFFNKVLRRPQKVVDRYRNFKDSCLHLLDLVRSSFIPPEQEQARKKGSGRDLRIIPCISKLVRSGIKVNPVKEDSFLSVRFKRGVIEMPDISVDDFMISFLINCIVFEEERNNTTKHFMSYAHFLNCLVNSDKDVEYLSERRVLDNYVGSDGDLEKYVSHLGRSLLFGFDQFYLSNLFNGVEDYYRKDFNWQWASFKSTYFNTPWTFISAMAGFVLLVLTFLQTFYTIYAYVHPKT from the coding sequence ATGGAAAGCACTTCTGACAGTCACCTCGTTGAGACTCGGAGGGTCGTCGAGGGACTCGTCAGCCGGATGGATGAGCGGTCGGTGATTGAGCTACGGTTACAAAGCCAACCCAGCCGGGGAGAGGCTTGCATCTTCCGGAGTGATCGCGTCGCGAAGGGCCTGTGGCCTTGTCCTCGGATTGTCTCCATCGGGCCCTTGAGCGACTGCCTAATCAAGACGGAGGAGCAAAAATGGAGGTACCTCACTTCCTCCTTGAgcgataataaatatatagccTTAGAGGACATTGTAACCAGCATACGCCCACTTGAAACGAAAGCCAGAAAGTGTTATGAATCTGATGACTGGGAACACGACATGGAATCCGTTGATTTCCTCCAAGGTTTGGTTCTTGACGGTTGTTTTATAATAGAATTGTTTCTCAGGGTTAATTCTTTGAAACAGTTCGAAGCCGACGACCCTCTTTCCAGGATGTTATGGACATCTCCAGATCTCTACGGTGATCTTCTTCTGCTCCACAATCAGATCCCCTTCTTCGTTCTGGAGAAGTTGTACGACACTTCCGTTTACAGCAAGTACCGCGAGCCGTTGCCCTTTCTTGCTATGCGATTCTTCAACAAAGTGTTGCGCCGGCCTCAGAAAGTTGTAGATAGATATCGCAATTTCAAAGATAGTTGTTTGCACTTGCTGGACTTAGTTCGGTCAAGTTTTATCCCACCCGAACAAGAGCAGGCACGGAAGAAGGGCAGCGGACGGGACCTCCGTATTATTCCCTGCATCTCGAAGCTCGTCCGTTCGGGAATTAAGGTCAATCCGGTCAAAGAGGACAGCTTCTTATCGGTGAGATTCAAGCGCGGAGTGATTGAGATGCCCGACATAAGCGTCGACGATTTCATGATCAGTTTCTTGATTAACTGCATCGTATTCGAGGAGGAACGCAACAACACCACCAAGCACTTCATGTCGTACGCTCATTTCTTGAATTGCCTTGTGAACAGCGACAAGGACGTCGAGTACCTTAGCGAACGCAGAGTACTCGACAATTACGTTGGGTCGGACGGCGATCTTGAGAAATACGTCAGCCACTTGGGCAGGTCCTTgttgtttggttttgatcagTTTTATCTGTCCAATTTGTTCAATGGCGTGGAGGACTATTATAGGAAGGACTTCAATTGGCAGTGGGCGAGCTTCAAGAGTACGTATTTTAACACGCCATGGACGTTCATCTCAGCAATGGCTGGCTTTGTGCTCCTAGTGCTCACGTTTTTGCAGACCTTCTACACCATCTATGCCTATGTGCATCCTAAAACCTAA
- the LOC121251190 gene encoding U-box domain-containing protein 26-like isoform X1, with protein MKEAADMAIPHLFRCPISLDLFKDPVTLCTGQTYDRSSIEKWLAAGNLTCPVTMQKLHDPSIVPNHTLRHLIDQWLHMGDQFDPDYLATIDSLASLKYSLESHEGTLEDKLQTLKKIRELSEQSPSGNSCLLQLGFLPLFLELVFGRVKAKLSQDCIKFVDLALSCAVRLLHLSGLESLNMLKEESKLASFLDLLEHGTDVVKISLCHLLELISSSSSLETKELREMLGRTRELLHGLVLLVSHGSEASEAGIKALTALSSLQSNQQNLVREGAIDGLITYILRAERRENNLAPMAMATLEKLAGIESTKEALINNPDGVNALVRMVFRVSDHEGSESAVSLLMIICYDSLRAREEAIGAGVLTQLLLLLQSQCSCRTKTKARMLLKLLRSKWAEDSHRV; from the coding sequence ATGAAAGAAGCTGCTGACATGGCCATTCCCCACTTGTTCAGATGCCCAATTAGTCTAGACTTGTTCAAAGATCCAGTCACTTTATGTACAGGCCAAACATATGACAGATCAAGCATAGAGAAATGGCTGGCTGCTGGTAATCTCACCTGTCCTGTCACAATGCAGAAGCTCCATGATCCATCCATTGTTCCCAATCACACTCTTCGCCATTTGATTGATCAGTGGCTTCATATGGGTGACCAGTTTGATCCCGATTACTTGGCGACGATTGATTCTTTAGCTTCTCTCAAATACAGCCTTGAATCTCATGAAGGCACCTTGGAAGACAAGCTCCAAACACTCAAAAAGATTCGAGAATTATCCGAACAATCACCTTCTGGGAATTCTTGTTTGCTCCAATTGGGTTTCTTGCCTTTATTTCTAGAACTAGTTTTTGGAAGAGTAAAAGCCAAACTCTCCCAAGATTGTATAAAGTTTGTTGACCTTGCACTTTCTTGTGCTGTAAGATTGTTGCATCTGAGTGGATTGGAGTCTCTGAATATGCTAAAAGAAGAGTCTAAGTTAGCATCATTCCTAGATTTATTAGAGCACGGCACTGACGTGGTCAAGATAAGTTTGTGCCATCTTTTAGAGttaatatcatcatcatcatctttggAGACAAAAGAGCTTCGTGAAATGCTTGGAAGAACCCGCGAACTCTTGCATGGATTGGTTCTTCTCGTTAGCCATGGTTCTGAGGCTTCTGAGGCTGGAATCAAAGCCTTAACAGCATTATCTTCCTTGCAGTCTAATCAACAGAACTTGGTTAGAGAAGGTGCCATAGACGGACTCATAACATATATCTTGCGTGCTGAAAGACGTGAAAATAACTTGGCACCAATGGCCATGGCAACACTAGAGAAGCTTGCAGGAATAGAGAGTACAAAAGAAGCATTGATTAACAACCCAGATGGGGTGAACGCTCTTGTTAGGATGGTTTTCAGGGTTTCAGATCACGAAGGCAGTGAGAGTGCAGTTAGCTTGCTTATGATCATATGTTATGATTCCTTGCGAGCACGGGAAGAAGCAATTGGTGCTGGAGTTTTGACTCAGCTGCTGTTACTTTTGCAAAGCCAGTGCAGTTGTAGGACCAAAACAAAGGCGAGAATGCTGCTCAAGCTGCTTAGATCCAAGTGGGCTGAAGACTCACATCGGGTCTAG
- the LOC121250559 gene encoding nuclear intron maturase 4, mitochondrial yields MRLVGLPSVYKANLLKCAIRPSANVTQIISSFFINIGESSKTSQSFRDYSSATAVNDDSNKDAGKMTLAMNLACVVEESSCVDERKPKSRMELKRYCELRIKKRVKEQYMDGKFQDLMTKVIANPDTLQDAYNCIRLNSNVDISINNDRFDFSSMAEELCSGSFDVKVNTFSISTKGANKETLVLPTLRLKIVQEAIRIILEVIYKPYFSKISHGCRSGRGHSSALKYISKEISNPDWWFTVHINKKLDACVLAKLISIMEGKIEDPSLYAIIHSMFDAQILNLEFGGFPKGHGLPQEGVLSAILINIYLDLFDREFYRLSMKYEALDPSIHSNRDGSYSMLRSWFRRQLKDNDLNCHSENNIGIRVHSCRFMDEIFFAISGSEEVALSFKSEILNYLRNSLHLDIDNQTELLPCEGPQEIRFLGYLVRRSIKESPAVKAVHKLKEKVELFALQKQEAWNAGTIRIGKKWLGHGLKKVKESEIKHLADSNSVLSQISHLRKAGMETDHWYKHLLKIWMQDVKAKAAKSEEIILSKYVAEPSLPQELKDSFYEFQRCAEEYVSAETASTLALMPNYSSSCDSETTTEIIAPVNAIKKRLLRYGLATNDGYPRTTTLLILQDNIQIIDWFSGVVRRWLRWWSECDNVNEVKLLISDQLRKSCIRTLAAKYRIHENEIEKRFDSELSRIPSTQEIEQEMAYEKSNNQVFDNDEALMYGISYSGLCLLSLARMVTESRPCNCFVMGCPSPAPSVYTLHVMERQKFPGWKTGFSSCIHPSLNRRRIGLCKQHLKDLYLGNISLQSIDFGAWN; encoded by the exons ATGCGGCTTGTGGGGTTACCAAGTGTTTACAAAGCAAACTTGCTGAAATGTGCCATACGACCAAGTGCGAACGTTACTCAGATTATTTCGTCGTTTTTTATCAATATAG GTGAATCTTCTAAAACATCACAATCTTTCAGAGATTATTCTTCTGCTACAGCAGTTAATGATGACTCTAATAAGGACGCTGGAAAGATGACATTGGCAATGAACCTAGCATGTGTTGTTGAAGAATCTTCTTGTGTTGATGAGAGAAAACCCAAGAGTCGAATGGAGCTTAAGCGGTATTGTGAACTCCGCATAAAGAAGAGGGTGAAGGAGCAATACATGGATGGGAAATTTCAAGACCTAATGACAAAAGTGATTGCCAATCCAGACACTCTTCAGGATGCTTATAATTGTATAAGGCTAAATTCAAATGTAgatatatcaattaataatgATAGATTCGATTTTTCATCCATGGCTGAAGAGCTTTGTAGTGGGAGTTTTGATGTCAAGGTCAATACCTTCTCTATCTCTACGAAGGGTGCAAATAAAGAAACCCTTGTCCTTCCCACTCTAAGGTTGAAGATTGTCCAGGAAGCCATCAGAATTATTCTTGAAGTTATTTACAAGCCCTACTTTTCTAAGATTTCTCATGGCTGTCGAAGCGGGAGGGGACACTCATCAGCACTGAAGTACATCAGTAAAGAGATCTCTAATCCTGATTGGTGGTTTACAGTACACATAAATAAAAAGCTGGATGCTTGCGTCCTTGCTAAACTCATATCTATAATGGAGGGCAAGATAGAAGATCCCAGCTTGTATGCTATCATTCATAGCATGTTTGATGCCCAAATACTCAATTTGGAATTTGGGGGTTTTCCAAAAGGCCATGGATTGCCGCAAGAGGGAGTGTTGTCTGCtatactaataaatatatatcttgACCTTTTTGACCGTGAATTTTACAGATTGTCAATGAAATATGAAGCTTTGGATCCCTCTATTCATAGCAATCGTGATGGGTCCTATTCCATGCTGCGTAGTTGGTTTAGGCGACAGCTGAAAGACAATGATCTTAACTGCCACAGTGAAAATAACATTGGTATAAGAGTTCATTCTTGTCGCTTCATGGACGAGATATTTTTTGCAATCTCTGGTTCTGAAGAAGTTGCTCTTAGTTTTAAGTCTGAGATTCTAAACTACTTGCGGAATTCTTTGCACTTGGACATTGACAATCAAACAGAGTTATTGCCATGTGAGGGACCTCAGGAGATACGATTTCTGGGATATTTGGTTCGAAGAAGTATAAAAGAAAGTCCCGCTGTAAAAGCGGTTCACAAGTTAAAAGAAAAGGTTGAGTTGTTTGCTCTACAAAAACAAGAGGCGTGGAATGCTGGGACCATAAGAATTGGGAAGAAATGGCTGGGCCATGGTTTGAAGAAGGTTAAAGAGTCTGAAATCAAGCATTTGGCTGATAGTAATTCTGTTTTGAGCCAAATTTCCCATCTCCGTAAGGCTGGGATGGAAACTGATCATTGGTACAAGCACCTACTAAAGATATGGATGCAAGATGTTAAAGCCAAAGCTGCAAAGAGTGAAGAAATTATCCTTTCCAAGTATGTTGCAGAACCATCACTTCCCCAAGAACTGAAGGACTCCTTTTATGAATTTCAGAGGTGTGCAGAAGAATATGTTTCTGCTGAGACAGCTTCTACTCTTGCTCTTATGCCGAATTATAGCTCGTCATGTGACTCTGAAACAACCACTGAAATTATTGCTCCTGTTAATGCCATAAAGAAGAGGCTTTTACGATATGGACTAGCCACAAATGATGGGTACCCCCGTACAACTACTCTGCTTATCTTACAAGATAACATCCAAATAATTGACTGGTTTTCTGGTGTTGTCCGCCGCTGGCttagatggtggagtgagtgtGATAATGTTAATGAAGTAAAGCTCTTAATTTCTGATCAACTTAGGAAATCTTGCATTCGTACTTTAGCAGCCAAGTACCGGATACatgaaaatgagatagaaaaacGGTTTGATTCAGAATTGAGCAGGATTCCATCTACCCAAGAAATAGAGCAGGAGATGGCATATGAGAAATCAAATAACCAAGTTTTTGATAATGATGAGGCTTTAATGTATGGGATATCTTATAGTGGCTTGTGTTTACTTTCTCTAGCAAGAATGGTGACCGAGTCACGGCCCTGCAATTGTTTTGTTATGGGGTGCCCTTCTCCAGCACCAAGTGTTTATACTCTTCATGTGATGGAGAGGCAGAAGTTCCCAGGCTGGAAGACGGGGTTCTCAAGTTGTATTCATCCTAGCTTGAATAGAAGGCGGATTGGGCTGTGTAAGCAGCATTTAAAAGACTTATATCTCGGTAATATATCACTTCAGTCCATCGATTTTGGTGCCTGGAACTGA
- the LOC121248723 gene encoding SAL1 phosphatase-like isoform X1, giving the protein MVTLNCSRVVPKITSLSRPKFPNTQPLVSPVSRRASRAVIVAAVAVSAFSSMSYDKELAAAKKAASLAGRLCQKVQKALLQSDVQAKSDKSPVTVADYGSQALVSFVLERELPSDSFSLVAEEDSGDLRKESGQETLQRITKLVNDTIVNDGSFSVPTLTTEDVLMAIDSGKSDGGSHGRHWVLDPIDGTKGLYFVRWHNRFVRGDQYAIALALLDEGKVVLGVLACPNLPLASIGGNRLHSSHDEVGCLFFAKVGAGTYMQSLDGSSPIKVNVSTTDNSEEASFFESFEAAHSSHDLSSFIAKKLGVKAPPVRIDSQAKYGALSRGDGAIYLRFPRKGYREKIWDHAAGCIVVTEAGVWWQMLQGTLWIFPKGNTLILTQAYLLPIRN; this is encoded by the exons atgGTCACATTAAATTGCTCTAGAGTTGTTCCCAAAATCACCTCTTTATCAAGACCCAAATTCCCAAACACGCAACCCCTTGTTTCTCCAGTCTCCAGAAGGGCCTCTCGAGCAGTAATAGTAGCGGCAGTAGCAGTATCTGCATTTTCCTCGATGTCTTACGACAAAGAGCTCGCCGCTGCCAAGAAAGCTGCCTCTCTCGCTGGTCGACTCTGCCAG AAGGTACAAAAGGCACTTTTGCAATCAGATGTCCAAGCAAAATCAGATAAAAGTCCTGTCACAGTGGCCGATTACG GTTCACAAGCTCTGGTTAGTTTTGTGCTGGAGAGGGAACTTCCATCTGATTCATTCTCCTTAGTAGCTGAGGAG gATTCGGGAGATCTTCGCAAGGAAAGTGGCCAGGAAACTCTACAGCGCATTACAAAACTTGTGAACGATACTATTGTCAATGATGGATCATTTAGTGTTCCTACATTAACCACGGAAGACGTGCTCATGGCCATTGACAGTGGCAAATCTGATGGTGGTTCTCATGGTCGGCACTGGGTTTTGGATCCAATTGATGGTACTAAAGG CTTATACTTTGTGAGATGGCATAATAGATTTGTAAGGGGAGACCAATATGCAATTGCGCTGGCGTTGCTAGATGAAGGGAAAGTAGTATTGGGCGTTCTGGCTTGTCCAAATCTTCCTTTAGCATCCATTGGTGGTAATAGACTGCACTCCTCACATGATGAAGTTGGTTGCCTTTTCTTTGCCAAAGTTGGTGCAGGAACATATATGCAGTCACTGGATGGTTCTTCACCAATAAAG GTGAATGTCAGTACTACTGACAATTCAGAGGAAGCTTCGTTCTTTGAATCCTTTGAAGCAGCACACTCCTCACATGACTTGTCTAGCTTCATTGCAAAA AAACTGGGTGTCAAAGCACCACCAGTTAGAATTGATAGCCAGGCTAAATATGGGGCACTGTCCAGAGGAGATGGAGCCATATATCTGCGATTTCCTCGTAAAGGATACCGTGAGAAAATCTGGGATCATGCTGCTGGGTGCATTGTTGTGACTG AAGCTGGGGTGTGGTGGCAGATGCTGCAGGGAACCCTCTGGATTTTTCCAAAGGGAAATACCTTGATCTTGACACAGGCATACTTGCTACCAATAAGAAATTGA
- the LOC121248723 gene encoding SAL1 phosphatase-like isoform X3, whose translation MVTLNCSRVVPKITSLSRPKFPNTQPLVSPVSRRASRAVIVAAVAVSAFSSMSYDKELAAAKKAASLAGRLCQKVQKALLQSDVQAKSDKSPVTVADYGSQALVSFVLERELPSDSFSLVAEEDSGDLRKESGQETLQRITKLVNDTIVNDGSFSVPTLTTEDVLMAIDSGKSDGGSHGRHWVLDPIDGTKGLYFVRWHNRFVRGDQYAIALALLDEGKVVLGVLACPNLPLASIGGNRLHSSHDEVGCLFFAKVGAGTYMQSLDGSSPIKVNVSTTDNSEEASFFESFEAAHSSHDLSSFIAKKLGVKAPPVRIDSQAKYGALSRGDGAIYLRFPRKGYREKIWDHAAGCIVVTG comes from the exons atgGTCACATTAAATTGCTCTAGAGTTGTTCCCAAAATCACCTCTTTATCAAGACCCAAATTCCCAAACACGCAACCCCTTGTTTCTCCAGTCTCCAGAAGGGCCTCTCGAGCAGTAATAGTAGCGGCAGTAGCAGTATCTGCATTTTCCTCGATGTCTTACGACAAAGAGCTCGCCGCTGCCAAGAAAGCTGCCTCTCTCGCTGGTCGACTCTGCCAG AAGGTACAAAAGGCACTTTTGCAATCAGATGTCCAAGCAAAATCAGATAAAAGTCCTGTCACAGTGGCCGATTACG GTTCACAAGCTCTGGTTAGTTTTGTGCTGGAGAGGGAACTTCCATCTGATTCATTCTCCTTAGTAGCTGAGGAG gATTCGGGAGATCTTCGCAAGGAAAGTGGCCAGGAAACTCTACAGCGCATTACAAAACTTGTGAACGATACTATTGTCAATGATGGATCATTTAGTGTTCCTACATTAACCACGGAAGACGTGCTCATGGCCATTGACAGTGGCAAATCTGATGGTGGTTCTCATGGTCGGCACTGGGTTTTGGATCCAATTGATGGTACTAAAGG CTTATACTTTGTGAGATGGCATAATAGATTTGTAAGGGGAGACCAATATGCAATTGCGCTGGCGTTGCTAGATGAAGGGAAAGTAGTATTGGGCGTTCTGGCTTGTCCAAATCTTCCTTTAGCATCCATTGGTGGTAATAGACTGCACTCCTCACATGATGAAGTTGGTTGCCTTTTCTTTGCCAAAGTTGGTGCAGGAACATATATGCAGTCACTGGATGGTTCTTCACCAATAAAG GTGAATGTCAGTACTACTGACAATTCAGAGGAAGCTTCGTTCTTTGAATCCTTTGAAGCAGCACACTCCTCACATGACTTGTCTAGCTTCATTGCAAAA AAACTGGGTGTCAAAGCACCACCAGTTAGAATTGATAGCCAGGCTAAATATGGGGCACTGTCCAGAGGAGATGGAGCCATATATCTGCGATTTCCTCGTAAAGGATACCGTGAGAAAATCTGGGATCATGCTGCTGGGTGCATTGTTGTGACTG GCTAG
- the LOC121250796 gene encoding ras-related protein RABC1-like → MGSSLNQPEFDYLFKLLMIGDSGVGKSSLLLSFTSDTFEDMSPTIGVDFKVKYVDVGGKKLKLAIWDTAGQERFRTLTSSYYRGAQGVIMVYDVTRRDTFTNLSEVWAKEVDLYSTNQDCIKMLVGNKVDKESDRVVTKKEGISFARECGCLFIECSAKTRVNVQQCFEELVLKILDTPSLLAEGSKGMKKNIFKEKLPQSDASTSSCC, encoded by the exons ATGGGTTCATCTTTGAATCAGCCTGAGTTTGATTACTTGTTCAAGTTGTTGATGATTGGGGACTCTGGGGTTGGAAAGAGTAGTCTGCTTTTGAGTTTTACATCCGATACCTTTGAAGATATGTCTCCCACAATTG GTGTTGATTTCAAGGTGAAATATGTTGATGTTGGTGGCAAAAAGCTGAAGCTTGCCATCTGGGATACAG CTGGGCAGGAGAGATTCAGAACGTTAACAAGTTCATACTACCGAGGTGCACAAGGGGTCATTATGG TTTATGATGTTACAAGGCGAGATACCTTTACAAACCTCTCTGAGGTATGGGCCAAGGAAGTAGACCTATACTCAACAAATCAAGACTGCATCAAGATGCTTGTTGGAAACAAGGTTGATAAG GAAAGTGACAGGGTTGTAACGAAGAAAGAAGGAATAAGCTTTGCAAGGGAATGCGGGTGTCTATTTATTGAATGCAGTGCTAAAACTCGAGTGAATGTACAGCAGTGCTTTGAAGAGCTTGTTTTAAAG ATATTGGATACACCTAGCCTCCTAGCTGAGGGTTCTAAAGGGATGAAAAAGAACATCTTTAAAGAGAAGCTGCCACAGTCCGATGCATCCACGAGCAGTTGTTGTTGA